Proteins from a single region of Antechinus flavipes isolate AdamAnt ecotype Samford, QLD, Australia chromosome 2, AdamAnt_v2, whole genome shotgun sequence:
- the GLRX5 gene encoding glutaredoxin-related protein 5, mitochondrial, producing MSGSLGRASAALLHWGRGVLLRSPALRTRSSGPGGPDSGSTEHLDGLVKKDKVVVFLKGTPEQPQCGFSNAVVQILRLHGVSNYAAYNVLEDPALRQGIKDYSNWPTIPQVYLNGEFVGGCDILLQMHQNGDLVEELKKLGIRSALLDAKKDQDSK from the exons ATGAGCGGGTCTTTAGGCCGAGCATCTGCAGCTCTGCTCCACTGGGGCCGCGGAGTTCTCCTGCGGAGCCCGGCACTACGGACTCGGAGTTCGGGCCCCGGGGGGCCGGATTCGGGGTCCACGGAACATCTTGATGGTCTCGTGAAGAAAGACAAAGTGGTGGTGTTCCTGAAAGGGACCCCGGAGCAACCCCAGTGCGGCTTCAGCAACGCCGTAGTGCAGATCCTGCGGCTGCACGGCGTCTCCAACTACGCGGCCTACAACGTGCTGGAGGATCCCGCCCTCCGTCAAG GCATTAAAGACTATTCCAACTGGCCAACTATACCTCAAGTGTACCTTAATGGTGAATTTGTTGGTGGTTGTGACATCCTCCTCCAGATGCATCAGAATGGAGATCTAGTGGAAGAACTGAAAAAGTTGGGAATTCGCTCAGCACTTTTAGATGCAAAGAAAGATCAAGACTCAAAATAA